Proteins encoded by one window of Clostridium bornimense:
- a CDS encoding GspE/PulE family protein, whose amino-acid sequence MKELEVYIEDENITDLHIEQKKDKGILRIRANGELEEMKEFSKEEVLSLVAKIKVRSKLELDKKRICQDGSFNVTLKDKEYSIRVSSLPTIFGEKINLRVLRNKTAYSLESLKFIPKDTLDLLLCANSGLFLIGGPTGSGKTTTLCNIINSIDTVGKNIITIEDPVEYIIPNANQVEVNEKANFNFSNILRSVLRQDPDIIVIGELRDEETARLALRAALTGHLVISTIHCNDSYGAINRLLDMGIDKTLIKDTLIAVIYQRLLKKKCNCENKSKCLICGGKGYKGKVVAGEYIVNDRYDIENDLSKDYLCKNKIPLRKYCKGLWEKKIIPKEEYLSLLI is encoded by the coding sequence ATGAAAGAATTAGAAGTATATATAGAAGATGAAAATATAACAGATTTACATATAGAACAAAAAAAGGATAAGGGGATTTTACGAATTAGGGCTAATGGAGAACTTGAAGAAATGAAAGAGTTTTCAAAAGAAGAGGTGCTAAGTCTTGTTGCAAAAATTAAAGTAAGAAGCAAATTGGAGTTAGATAAAAAAAGAATCTGTCAAGATGGAAGTTTTAATGTTACGTTAAAAGATAAAGAATATAGCATTAGAGTTTCATCCTTGCCAACAATATTTGGAGAAAAAATTAATCTTAGAGTGCTAAGAAATAAAACAGCATATTCTCTAGAATCATTAAAATTTATACCTAAGGATACTTTAGATTTATTGTTATGTGCTAATAGTGGGCTTTTTTTAATTGGTGGACCAACAGGAAGTGGAAAAACAACTACTTTGTGCAACATAATAAATTCTATAGATACTGTGGGAAAAAATATTATAACTATTGAAGACCCAGTAGAGTATATAATACCTAATGCAAATCAAGTGGAAGTTAATGAAAAAGCTAATTTCAATTTTTCAAACATACTAAGATCTGTTTTAAGACAAGATCCAGATATTATTGTTATAGGTGAACTTAGAGATGAAGAGACAGCTAGATTAGCTCTTAGAGCAGCTCTTACAGGGCATTTAGTTATATCAACTATACATTGTAATGATAGTTATGGAGCTATTAATAGACTTTTAGATATGGGGATTGATAAGACACTTATAAAAGATACTCTTATAGCAGTAATATATCAAAGACTTCTGAAGAAAAAGTGTAACTGTGAAAATAAGTCTAAATGTTTGATATGTGGAGGAAAAGGATACAAAGGTAAAGTTGTTGCTGGAGAATATATAGTAAACGATAGATATGATATTGAAAATGATTTATCTAAAGATTATTTATGTAAAAATAAAATACCGTTAAGAAAATATTGTAAGGGATTGTGGGAGAAAAAGATTATACCTAAGGAGGAATATTTATCTTTATTAATTTAA
- a CDS encoding Rqc2 family fibronectin-binding protein, translating to MAFDGLYLHYVINELKNTIIDGRINKINQPEKDEIIFTIKTKNHGKVKLLISSSSSYPKIHITNEIKENPLTPPLFNMVLRKYLNNSKIIDIEQIGTDRIGKISFLTTDELGFDSKYNLYFEIMGRHSNITLVRDRDNIIMDSIKHITEDINRFRTILPSLEFVLPPSTNKLDPFTFTKEEFEIVSKNTDFNTNFASKVFMGIGKDISKDIYLKYDGDDLFSCIKKYFNVSPEFNIYIENGIPFNFSSMPLSLDNSTIKNYPSPSLLLEDYYKEKDKADRLKNRTLTLQKLINNNIERCIKKEKILLKTLDETKDKDIFKLYGELLTSNIYSIKDGDKEANVYNYYTNDYITISLDPNKSISYNIQKYYKKYNKLKKSEEMANIQLEHNKVELEYLTSVLTNINLIDNYNEIDDIKNELIAEGYIKFSKKKNKSTSTKPLKFTSPDGIDIYVGKNNIQNDYLTTKFASKNDIWLHTKNIPGSHVIIKRTSSDIPNTTLEYAANLAAYYSKGRSGTKVPVDYTEIKNVRKPNGAKAGMVIYLTNKTIYIDPKPI from the coding sequence ATGGCATTTGACGGTTTATACCTCCATTATGTTATAAATGAACTTAAAAATACAATTATCGATGGTCGAATTAATAAAATAAATCAACCTGAAAAAGACGAAATAATTTTCACTATAAAAACTAAAAATCATGGGAAGGTAAAGCTTCTAATTTCATCTTCCTCATCTTATCCTAAAATACATATTACAAATGAGATTAAAGAAAATCCTTTAACACCTCCGTTGTTTAATATGGTTCTTAGAAAATACTTAAATAACTCTAAAATAATAGATATTGAACAAATAGGAACTGATAGAATAGGAAAAATTTCTTTTCTAACAACAGATGAACTAGGATTTGATAGTAAATATAATTTATATTTCGAAATAATGGGACGACACTCAAATATAACATTAGTTAGAGATAGAGATAATATTATAATGGATTCCATAAAACACATAACAGAAGATATAAATAGGTTTAGAACTATTCTCCCTTCTCTAGAGTTTGTTCTACCACCATCAACTAATAAATTAGATCCATTTACCTTTACAAAAGAAGAATTTGAAATTGTTTCTAAAAATACAGACTTTAACACAAACTTTGCATCTAAAGTGTTTATGGGTATAGGTAAGGATATATCTAAAGATATATATTTAAAATATGATGGTGACGATTTATTTTCTTGTATAAAGAAATACTTTAATGTATCTCCAGAATTTAATATATATATTGAAAATGGCATTCCATTTAATTTTTCCTCAATGCCACTTTCATTAGATAATTCAACTATAAAAAACTATCCTTCTCCATCTCTACTTCTAGAAGATTATTATAAGGAGAAGGATAAAGCAGATAGATTAAAAAATAGAACTTTAACTCTTCAAAAGCTTATTAATAATAATATTGAACGTTGTATAAAAAAAGAAAAAATACTTCTTAAAACTCTTGATGAAACTAAGGATAAAGATATATTTAAACTTTATGGTGAATTATTAACATCAAACATTTATTCTATTAAAGATGGAGATAAAGAAGCTAATGTATACAATTATTATACAAATGATTATATAACAATCTCACTGGATCCTAATAAATCCATATCTTATAATATTCAAAAATACTATAAGAAATATAATAAACTAAAAAAATCTGAAGAAATGGCTAATATTCAATTAGAACATAATAAAGTTGAATTGGAATATCTAACATCTGTTTTAACAAATATAAACTTAATTGATAACTATAATGAAATAGATGATATAAAAAATGAACTTATTGCTGAAGGATATATTAAATTTTCTAAAAAGAAAAATAAATCTACTTCAACAAAACCTTTAAAATTTACTTCTCCAGATGGAATAGATATTTATGTTGGTAAAAATAATATTCAAAATGATTATTTAACAACAAAATTTGCATCTAAAAATGATATTTGGCTACATACTAAAAATATTCCTGGTTCTCATGTAATAATAAAAAGAACCTCCAGTGATATTCCCAATACAACACTTGAATACGCTGCTAACTTAGCTGCATATTATTCAAAAGGTAGATCTGGTACTAAAGTTCCAGTAGATTATACAGAAATAAAAAATGTTAGAAAACCTAATGGAGCTAAAGCTGGCATGGTTATTTATTTAACTAATAAAACTATTTATATTGATCCTAAGCCAATTTAA
- a CDS encoding DNA polymerase IV, with product MNRVILHVDMDAFFSSVEVADNPRLKGKPIIVGGKSERGVVSTCSYEARKYGIRSAMPIYKAKVLCPNGVFLPVRYGRYVEVSNKVFKILFSITDHVEKVSIDEGYLDVTDIDEDPKLIALKIKSKVLMTLGLTISVGISYNKFLAKLASDWEKPNGLKIITKEMVPMILFPLPIERVHGLGKQSVKKLNNIGIFTIEDLYGLPKKYFSEYFGKFGVEIYDRIRGIDNREVVTERERKSVGREITLKEDTKDIKKLKSYLKEFANFISKYLEKNNISGKTLTVKIKTASFENHTKSKTFNKYLYLEKDIYEEGCKILDEVVIEEDIRLIGLTISSLESNNLKQLTFY from the coding sequence GTGAATAGGGTAATTCTTCATGTAGATATGGATGCCTTTTTTTCATCGGTAGAGGTGGCTGATAATCCTAGACTTAAAGGGAAACCAATAATTGTTGGAGGAAAGTCAGAAAGGGGTGTAGTTTCTACATGTTCTTATGAGGCGAGAAAATATGGGATAAGATCAGCTATGCCTATTTATAAAGCAAAAGTATTGTGTCCTAATGGTGTTTTTTTACCGGTGAGATATGGTAGATATGTAGAAGTATCGAATAAAGTATTTAAAATCTTATTTAGTATAACAGACCATGTAGAAAAAGTTAGTATAGATGAGGGATATTTAGATGTTACAGATATAGATGAAGATCCAAAGCTAATAGCATTAAAAATAAAAAGCAAAGTACTAATGACTTTAGGATTAACTATTTCTGTAGGGATTTCTTATAATAAGTTTTTAGCAAAGTTAGCTTCAGATTGGGAAAAGCCTAATGGTTTAAAGATAATAACAAAGGAAATGGTTCCGATGATATTATTTCCTTTGCCTATAGAAAGAGTGCATGGCCTTGGAAAACAATCTGTAAAAAAACTTAATAATATAGGGATTTTCACTATAGAAGATTTATATGGTTTACCTAAAAAATATTTTAGTGAGTATTTTGGTAAATTTGGAGTGGAAATCTATGATAGAATAAGGGGAATAGATAATAGAGAAGTTGTTACAGAGAGAGAAAGAAAATCTGTTGGAAGGGAAATAACATTAAAAGAAGATACTAAAGATATAAAAAAACTTAAAAGTTATCTAAAAGAATTTGCAAATTTTATATCTAAGTATTTAGAAAAAAATAATATATCGGGAAAAACTTTAACTGTAAAAATTAAAACAGCGTCTTTTGAAAATCATACTAAAAGTAAAACTTTTAATAAATATCTTTATCTAGAGAAGGATATTTATGAGGAGGGGTGTAAGATTTTGGATGAAGTTGTTATAGAAGAAGATATAAGGCTTATAGGACTTACAATTTCATCACTAGAAAGTAATAATCTTAAGCAATTGACATTTTACTGA
- a CDS encoding AI-2E family transporter, with protein MKEIKNKVKESMIVGTYIVLLAFLLINLKGVTMILGNIMVIIKPIIIALAMAFVLNILMRIFENKIFFFLDKQKSEFLRKLKRPLSILATFLFVIGMMVGITLFVIPQFIESLSTLIDAVPGYLNSFEAMIDKHFSSIEVMKAIQDSVIDAWKEVFQIAGQLIGKSLTGILSVTVNITNMIFNFVVALVLAIYLLANKEKLILQSKKLLYAFLKKDVVDKILEVGRLTNVTFSSFIGGQCTEAIILGILCFIGMNIFKMPYALLISVLISVTSLIPVFGAFIGTIPAVFIILIISPIKAIWFVIFIIVLQQLEGNIIYPKVVGSSVGLSAIWVMVAITVGGSAFGLIGMLIGVPTVSVIYQLVRNATNNKLNKKGIRVK; from the coding sequence TTGAAGGAAATAAAAAATAAAGTGAAAGAGAGTATGATAGTAGGTACATATATTGTTCTATTGGCTTTCTTACTTATTAATTTAAAAGGGGTAACTATGATATTAGGTAATATTATGGTTATAATTAAACCTATCATAATAGCATTGGCTATGGCATTTGTATTAAACATATTGATGAGGATTTTTGAAAATAAAATATTTTTCTTTTTAGATAAACAAAAAAGTGAGTTTCTAAGAAAATTGAAAAGACCATTATCTATATTAGCTACTTTTTTATTTGTTATTGGAATGATGGTAGGAATAACTTTATTTGTAATTCCACAGTTTATTGAGAGTTTATCAACATTAATTGATGCAGTACCTGGATATTTAAATTCCTTTGAAGCAATGATTGATAAGCATTTTTCATCTATAGAGGTAATGAAAGCGATTCAAGATAGTGTTATTGATGCATGGAAGGAAGTCTTTCAAATAGCAGGGCAATTAATAGGAAAGTCTTTAACAGGAATATTAAGTGTTACAGTAAATATTACTAATATGATATTTAATTTTGTAGTTGCTCTTGTTTTGGCTATATATCTGCTTGCAAATAAGGAGAAATTAATATTACAAAGTAAGAAATTATTATATGCATTCTTAAAAAAAGATGTAGTTGATAAAATATTGGAAGTTGGTAGGCTTACAAATGTTACATTTTCTAGTTTCATAGGGGGTCAATGCACTGAAGCTATAATACTTGGTATATTGTGTTTTATAGGAATGAATATATTTAAAATGCCTTATGCATTACTGATAAGCGTACTTATATCAGTTACAAGCTTAATACCTGTTTTTGGAGCTTTTATAGGAACAATTCCTGCAGTATTTATAATTTTAATAATTAGTCCTATAAAAGCGATATGGTTTGTTATATTTATAATAGTTCTTCAACAATTAGAAGGCAATATTATTTATCCAAAAGTTGTTGGAAGTTCTGTTGGATTATCTGCTATATGGGTTATGGTAGCTATAACTGTAGGAGGAAGTGCTTTTGGATTAATAGGTATGCTTATAGGTGTTCCTACTGTAAGTGTAATATACCAATTAGTTAGAAATGCTACAAATAACAAATTGAATAAAAAAGGTATAAGAGTAAAGTGA
- a CDS encoding spore germination protein gives MKFSSEFEKNVSEIRSRLPLEKSFDILERNILIHNKKAYLVFLDGLTKDDALRSLMKSIYFLKEDIFKNLKTSKDFIEKVIPNIEVAEETDFDKIIDSLLSGQTIMIIEGYNSAIILDIRTYPARGPEEPDKEKVLRGARDGFVETIVFNTALIRRRIRDTNLTFEMTTIGSSSKTDVAIGYMGNLVNKKALDTLKKRLSSLEVDALTMGDESLVESLNSNNWFNPFPKVRYTERPDVTAAHILEGKIILLVDNNPTAMLIPTCIFDFFENIEDYYFPILTGNYLRIIRNFIFIAQIFITPCYLLLVHYQNLIPTSLKFLLPSTSYTVPLIFQFLLLEIGIDGLKLASLNTPSSLGMSLSVIGALLLGEYTVNTGWLIPETILYMAIVALASFTQPSIELSYAIKFLRIIILILTGLFNIWGFIIGIIFSIIIMASTKTLTGESYLYPLIPFNGAALRKLLFRSKIKSNKS, from the coding sequence ATGAAATTTTCATCAGAATTCGAGAAAAATGTCTCTGAAATTCGTTCTAGGCTACCCCTAGAAAAAAGTTTTGATATCTTAGAAAGAAATATACTTATTCATAACAAAAAAGCATATTTAGTATTTTTAGATGGATTAACAAAGGACGATGCTCTTAGATCACTTATGAAATCTATATATTTCTTAAAAGAAGATATTTTCAAAAATTTAAAAACATCTAAAGATTTCATAGAAAAAGTTATTCCAAATATAGAAGTTGCAGAAGAAACAGATTTTGATAAAATAATTGATAGTTTACTATCTGGTCAAACTATCATGATTATAGAAGGTTACAATTCTGCAATTATATTAGACATCCGTACTTATCCTGCTCGTGGTCCTGAAGAACCAGATAAAGAAAAAGTCCTTAGAGGAGCTAGAGATGGTTTTGTTGAAACTATAGTGTTTAATACAGCTCTTATACGTCGTAGAATAAGAGATACAAATTTAACTTTTGAAATGACAACTATAGGTTCATCATCAAAAACAGATGTAGCTATAGGATATATGGGGAATTTAGTAAATAAGAAAGCTTTAGATACCCTAAAAAAACGATTAAGTTCATTAGAGGTAGATGCTTTAACAATGGGCGATGAAAGTTTAGTAGAATCTCTAAACTCCAATAATTGGTTTAACCCATTTCCTAAAGTTAGATATACAGAAAGACCCGATGTAACAGCGGCACACATACTAGAAGGTAAAATTATATTATTAGTGGATAATAACCCTACAGCAATGTTAATTCCAACTTGCATATTTGATTTTTTTGAAAATATTGAAGATTATTATTTCCCAATTTTAACTGGAAACTATTTGAGAATTATCCGAAATTTTATATTCATTGCTCAAATTTTTATTACTCCATGTTATCTTTTACTAGTTCACTATCAAAATTTAATACCAACATCATTAAAATTTTTACTACCATCAACTTCATACACCGTTCCACTGATATTTCAATTTTTACTATTAGAGATAGGGATAGATGGTTTAAAACTCGCCTCTCTTAACACCCCTAGCTCCCTTGGAATGTCCTTATCTGTTATTGGTGCATTGCTCTTAGGGGAGTATACAGTAAACACAGGATGGCTTATACCTGAAACAATTTTATATATGGCTATAGTCGCTTTAGCTAGTTTTACACAACCAAGCATAGAATTAAGCTATGCTATAAAATTTCTTAGAATTATAATATTAATTTTAACTGGTTTGTTTAATATATGGGGTTTTATTATAGGAATTATCTTCTCAATAATTATTATGGCTTCTACAAAAACTCTAACTGGAGAATCTTATCTTTATCCATTAATTCCATTTAACGGAGCTGCTCTTAGAAAGTTACTATTTAGATCTAAAATTAAATCTAATAAATCTTAA
- the uraA gene encoding uracil permease — MNKKDYVDVEEKLPIGKTIPLSLQHLFAMVGATILVPQLTGLPPAMALFCSGIGTLLYIFATKGKIPSFIGSSFAFIGAIILVKDKYSTSVMLSGVIAAGLVYIIVAGIIKLVGVKWIDKALPPVVVGSVVALIGLSLAGTAVEMAGFSLASSVENRPLVILVAIVTLSIAIIGTTFFKGFLSVIPILIAMISGYVLSFIVGIVPEEAIHEIVSAPIFQIPQFTLPKFNRDSINAVVIMAPIAFVTLAEHIGHLYVVNSVVGRDFTKDPGLHRSILGDGLATTFAGLVGGPPNTTYGENIGVMAISKVYSVWVIAGAAILSIIMSFIGPVAALIKNIPSPVIGGVGILLFGIIASSGFRIFVDDKIDFSDKRNLIIVSVIMILGVGKTVLEFNIGAIPVTIDTIALATIVGIMLNLILPKKKKIDL; from the coding sequence ATGAATAAAAAAGATTATGTTGATGTAGAAGAAAAATTGCCAATAGGTAAGACAATTCCATTGTCACTTCAACATTTATTTGCAATGGTAGGTGCTACAATATTAGTACCACAACTTACAGGACTACCACCAGCTATGGCTTTGTTTTGCTCAGGTATAGGAACATTATTATATATATTTGCAACAAAAGGGAAAATACCATCTTTTATTGGTTCTTCTTTTGCATTTATAGGAGCTATCATTTTAGTAAAAGATAAATATTCAACATCAGTAATGCTATCTGGAGTGATTGCTGCAGGACTAGTATATATTATTGTAGCAGGAATTATAAAATTGGTAGGAGTTAAATGGATTGATAAAGCATTACCTCCAGTAGTTGTAGGGTCAGTAGTAGCCTTAATCGGGCTGTCATTGGCAGGCACAGCAGTAGAAATGGCTGGCTTTTCTTTAGCTTCGTCTGTAGAAAATAGACCTTTAGTTATTTTAGTAGCAATAGTTACATTGTCAATTGCTATAATAGGTACTACCTTTTTTAAAGGATTCCTTTCGGTAATACCAATACTTATTGCTATGATATCAGGATATGTTTTATCTTTTATAGTTGGAATAGTACCAGAAGAAGCAATACATGAAATAGTATCTGCGCCAATATTTCAAATTCCACAGTTTACTTTACCTAAGTTCAATAGAGATTCAATAAATGCAGTAGTTATAATGGCACCGATAGCATTTGTTACATTAGCAGAACACATAGGACACTTATATGTAGTCAATAGTGTTGTAGGAAGAGATTTTACAAAAGATCCAGGATTACATAGATCTATTTTAGGAGACGGACTAGCTACAACTTTTGCAGGATTAGTGGGAGGACCTCCTAATACAACTTATGGAGAAAATATAGGAGTTATGGCTATTTCTAAAGTTTATTCTGTATGGGTAATTGCTGGTGCAGCAATTCTTTCTATAATAATGTCCTTTATTGGACCTGTAGCGGCTCTTATAAAAAATATACCTAGTCCAGTTATTGGTGGCGTTGGGATTTTACTTTTTGGAATAATAGCATCATCTGGATTTAGAATATTTGTTGATGATAAAATAGATTTTTCAGATAAAAGAAATTTAATTATAGTGTCTGTAATAATGATATTAGGGGTAGGAAAGACTGTTTTAGAATTTAATATAGGAGCTATACCAGTAACAATAGATACTATAGCATTAGCTACTATAGTAGGAATTATGTTAAATTTAATTCTTCCAAAGAAAAAGAAAATAGATTTATAG
- the pyrR gene encoding bifunctional pyr operon transcriptional regulator/uracil phosphoribosyltransferase PyrR produces MNLKAELLDEKAIGRTLKRISHEIIEKNKGTEDLVLIGVKRKGVPLANRIANFIENIEGNRIPVGDVDISLYRDDLNTFLGDSSIENMNLGVEVRNKKVILVDDVLYTGRTVRAAIDAIIAVGRPNSIQLAVLVDRGHRELPIRADYVGKNIPTSRHEMIKVSLVEIDKKDLVSIYE; encoded by the coding sequence ATGAATTTAAAAGCGGAACTTTTAGATGAAAAAGCAATAGGAAGAACACTAAAAAGAATCTCTCATGAAATAATTGAAAAAAATAAAGGGACAGAAGATTTAGTCCTAATTGGAGTTAAAAGAAAAGGAGTTCCTTTAGCCAATAGAATTGCTAATTTTATTGAGAATATTGAAGGAAATAGAATACCAGTTGGAGATGTTGATATATCATTATATAGAGATGATTTAAATACGTTTCTAGGTGATAGTTCGATAGAAAATATGAATTTAGGAGTAGAAGTTAGGAATAAAAAAGTTATATTGGTAGATGATGTTCTTTATACAGGAAGAACGGTTAGAGCTGCAATAGATGCTATTATAGCAGTGGGAAGACCTAATTCAATACAATTGGCTGTATTAGTTGATAGAGGTCATAGAGAGCTTCCTATAAGAGCTGATTATGTTGGAAAAAATATACCGACATCTAGACACGAGATGATAAAAGTATCTCTTGTTGAAATAGATAAAAAAGATTTAGTTAGTATATATGAATAG
- a CDS encoding RluA family pseudouridine synthase, producing the protein MKEEKVVVSEKDNNSRLDKFLTTIFTDKSRSFFQNIIEEDLVKVNGNTRKSNHKVKENDIVEIKFPDAVEGSVEAENIPIDILYEDDDVIIVNKAQGMIVHPAPGVYSGTLVNALLYHCKDLSGINGVVRPGIVHRIDKDTSGILVIAKNDFAHMKLSEDFKKHSITREYIAITEGIIKNDSGTIDKPLARDPKERIKIAIVEGGRKAVTHYSVEKRFKNNTMVRCTLETGRTHQIRVHMASIGHPLVGDPVYGYKKQKFKVNGQMLHAAKLGFIHPTKGIYMEFTSDVPDYFAKILQVLGNT; encoded by the coding sequence ATGAAAGAAGAAAAAGTAGTAGTAAGTGAAAAAGACAATAATAGTAGGCTAGATAAATTTCTCACAACTATATTTACTGATAAATCACGAAGCTTTTTTCAAAATATTATTGAAGAAGATTTAGTTAAAGTAAATGGTAATACAAGAAAAAGTAACCATAAAGTAAAAGAAAATGATATAGTAGAAATAAAATTTCCCGATGCAGTAGAAGGAAGTGTAGAAGCAGAAAATATTCCAATAGATATATTATACGAAGATGATGATGTAATAATTGTGAATAAAGCTCAAGGAATGATTGTACATCCAGCTCCAGGTGTTTATTCTGGAACTTTAGTAAATGCATTATTATACCATTGTAAAGATTTATCTGGTATAAATGGAGTTGTAAGGCCAGGAATAGTTCATAGAATAGACAAAGATACTTCGGGAATACTAGTAATAGCTAAAAATGATTTTGCACATATGAAGCTAAGTGAGGATTTTAAAAAGCATTCTATAACTAGAGAATATATAGCTATTACAGAAGGTATAATAAAAAATGATAGTGGTACAATAGATAAACCATTAGCTAGAGATCCAAAAGAGAGAATAAAGATAGCTATTGTAGAAGGTGGAAGAAAAGCTGTAACACATTATTCTGTTGAAAAAAGATTTAAGAATAATACGATGGTCAGGTGTACTTTAGAAACAGGAAGAACTCATCAAATAAGAGTTCATATGGCATCAATAGGACATCCTTTAGTTGGAGATCCTGTATATGGATATAAAAAACAAAAATTTAAAGTTAATGGTCAAATGCTTCATGCTGCTAAATTAGGTTTTATACATCCTACAAAAGGAATATACATGGAATTTACTAGTGATGTGCCAGATTATTTTGCAAAAATATTGCAAGTTTTAGGAAACACTTGA
- the lspA gene encoding signal peptidase II — protein MELIIIVLGFILDRVTKVMAFNVLGGGEEKQIIKGIFSLEYYENTGAAFSMLSSKTMLLAFVSLIAVILMTVILLKYRKKNKIFDLSLSFLIAGALGNMYDRFFQGYVIDFFKLHYYNKYTFPIFNVADVLVCIGAGFLILYVIKEEIDERRKSSSK, from the coding sequence ATGGAATTAATAATAATAGTTTTAGGCTTTATCTTAGATAGAGTTACGAAGGTAATGGCATTTAATGTTTTAGGTGGAGGCGAAGAAAAACAAATTATAAAAGGTATATTTTCATTAGAATATTATGAAAATACTGGTGCTGCTTTTTCTATGCTTTCTTCTAAAACAATGCTATTAGCGTTTGTGTCATTAATAGCAGTTATACTAATGACGGTTATACTATTAAAGTATAGAAAGAAAAACAAGATTTTCGATTTATCATTATCATTTCTAATTGCTGGAGCATTGGGAAATATGTATGATAGGTTTTTTCAAGGATATGTTATAGATTTTTTTAAATTACATTATTATAATAAGTATACTTTTCCTATTTTTAATGTAGCGGATGTATTGGTATGTATAGGAGCAGGTTTTTTAATTTTATATGTTATAAAGGAAGAAATAGATGAAAGAAGAAAAAGTAGTAGTAAGTGA
- a CDS encoding TraR/DksA C4-type zinc finger protein → MLTNDEKKYFKNKLIEEKNRIEGIIGLMNKNETIGEDAQNFSELSLYDNHTGDIGSEVTETSKSIALKNNEERILAKVDNAIEDIDNGSYGICKICGKEINKERLQFIPYAEYCVECQKASSFHDRNEFDRFKESSPFVADTYTAAPNPVEYYEAVESFNQIDNIYEFDEDVDYGDVVDPLDNISNEFYKRTL, encoded by the coding sequence ATGTTAACTAATGATGAAAAGAAATATTTTAAGAATAAATTGATAGAAGAAAAAAATAGAATTGAAGGTATAATTGGACTTATGAATAAAAATGAGACAATTGGAGAAGATGCACAGAACTTTTCAGAATTGTCTCTATATGATAATCATACAGGAGATATTGGCAGTGAAGTGACAGAGACATCTAAGTCTATTGCACTAAAAAATAATGAAGAAAGAATATTAGCTAAAGTTGATAATGCAATTGAGGATATAGACAATGGAAGTTATGGTATATGCAAAATTTGTGGTAAAGAAATAAATAAAGAGAGGCTACAGTTTATACCTTATGCTGAGTATTGTGTAGAGTGCCAAAAAGCTAGTTCTTTTCATGATAGGAATGAGTTTGATAGGTTTAAAGAATCATCACCATTTGTAGCAGATACTTATACTGCTGCACCAAATCCTGTAGAATACTATGAAGCAGTGGAATCCTTTAATCAAATAGATAATATCTATGAATTTGATGAAGATGTTGATTATGGAGATGTTGTGGATCCATTAGATAATATAAGTAATGAATTTTATAAACGAACATTGTAA